The Drechmeria coniospora strain ARSEF 6962 chromosome 02, whole genome shotgun sequence genome has a segment encoding these proteins:
- a CDS encoding putative oxysterol-binding protein, producing MLTNWFSQPAGSARSSIDDDGRVGEHDDDAEVVEPDEGNAEADGELTCLVLQVLSHLISQLRPGADLSRVVLPTFILEPRSMLERITKWVVTPGRLPRSPRSGPRLTSDFRSLRSFMCHPEMLLKIPTIDDPTERFVSVVKFYLSGWHIRPPGVKKPLNPILGEVFTCYWDLEHQKRAYYISEQTSHHPPKSSYFYMAPHHHIRIDGTLKPRSRFLGNSAASIMEGIAFLGFLNRGEDPNKGEQYIITQPNMYARGILFGKMKYELGDHSFVRCPELDLTADVDFKTKGWVGGTYNAIGGVIKKESTGEILYELSGLWSDEMFIRDTGHKEMFFDATKSTPSPPRVRPIAEQDERESQRLWEKTARAVKERNHEVATDEKTKIEDRQREAAASRAQDDVEWHPRLFRRVRGGPGGPEEGEEDLEWVINATVDPTATPERQTEQVLAIYPIIDGQKLDERNTIPPRQAAKPPARDAKPSGEGTDNLIDFGDDDAPPARGSLEVPAKQPAKQADDMDDLLSWTGNPAAGPRNGFAEEAKKDLPEPVVEEKSQS from the exons ATGTTGACCAACTGGTTCTCCCAACCCGCCGGCAGTGCCCGGTCCTCcatcgacgatgacggcagaGTCGGCGAgcatgatgacgatgccgaagtcgtcgagcccgacgagGGCAACG CCGAGGCAGATGGGGAGTTAACATGCCTTGTCCTCCAAGTCCTCTCGCACCTAATATCCCAGCTACGGCCCGGCGCCGATCTCAGTCGCGTCGTCCTGCCTACCTTTATCCTCGAGCCTCGGAGCATGCTCGAGAGAATAACAAAGTGGGTTGTCACTCCCGGTCGGCTGCCTCGCTCTCCCCGCTCCGGGCCCAGGCTAACCAGCGATTTCCGTTCCCTGCGCAGCTTCATGTGCCACCCGGAGATGCTGCTGAAGATACCCACCATCGATGATCCCACCGAGCgcttcgtctccgtcgtcaaGTTCTACCTCAGCGGTTGGCACATCCGCCCTCC CGGCGTCAAGAAACCACTGAACCCCATTCTTGGCGAAGTCTTCACCTGCTACTGGGATCTCGAGCATCAAAAACGGGCATACTACATCTCGGAGCAAACCTCTCACCATCCACCAAAGTCCAGCTACTTCTACATGGCACCTCATCACCACATACGCATCGACGGCACCCTGAAGCCCCGAAGCAGGTTCCTCGGCAACTCGGCCGCCAGCATCATGGAAGGAATCGCCTTTCTCGGCTTCCTAAACAGAGGCGAGGACCCCAACAAGGGAGAGCAATA CATCATCACGCAACCGAACATGTACGCCCGCGGCATCCTGTTTGGAAAGATGAAGTATGAGCTTGGCGACCACAGTTTCGTGCGCTGTCCCGAGCTCGACTtgacggccgacgtcgacttcAAGACCAAAGGCTGGGTCGGCGGCACGTACAACGCCATTGGCGGCGTCATCAAGAAGGAGAGCACGGGCGAGATCCTCTACGAGCTGTCCGGCCTGTGGAGCGACGAGATGTTCATCAGGGAT ACCGGCCACAAGGAAATGTTCTTCGACGCGACAAAGTCCACGCCCAGCCCTCCGAGAGTCCGTCCCATCGCCGAGCAAGACGAGCGCGAGTCGCAAAGACTCTGGGAAAAGACCGCACGGGCCGTGAAGGAGCGCAATCACGAAGTGGCGACGGACGAAAAGACCAAGATTGAAGATAGGCAACgggaagcggcggcgagcagagcGCAAGATGATGTCGAGTGGCATCCGCGCTTGTTCCGGAGAGTCCGGGGCGGCCCCGGAGGGCcagaggagggcgaggaagatCTCGAGTGGGTCATCAACGCCACTGT AgacccgacggcgacgcctgAGAGGCAAACCGAGCAAGTCTTGGCGATATACCCGATAATAGATGGCCAGAAGCTCGATGAAAGGAACACGATCCCGCCTCGACAAGCCGCCAAACCCCCAGCGAGAGACGCGAAGCCGAGCGGGGAAGGGACGGACAACCTCATCGactttggcgacgacgacgcacctCCCGCCCGCGGATCCCTTGAGGTGCCTGCCAAGCAGCCAGCGAAGCAAGCCGACGACATGGATGATCTGCTTTCGTGGACGGGAAACCCCGCCGCGGGGCCTCGCAACGGCTTCGCCGAGGAAGCGAAAAAGGATCTGCCAGAGCCGGTCGTGGAAGAGAAATCACAATCGTGA
- a CDS encoding splicing factor U2AF 23 kDa subunit has product MANFLASIFGTELDKVNCSFYFKIGACRHGDRCSRKHVKPSYSQTILMPNLYQNPSFDPNNRMNPSQLQNHFDAFYEDIWCELCKYGELEELVVCDNNNDHLVGNVYARFKYEESAQQACDTLNSRWYAGRPIYCELSPVTDFREACCRLNSGEGCVRGGFCNFIHRKNPSEELDRDLVLSTKKWLKLRGRDERSVSRSPTPEPARRR; this is encoded by the exons ATGGCCAACTTTCTCGCTTCCATCTTCGGCACAGAGCTTGACAAGGTCAACTGCTCCTTCTACTTT AAAATCGGCGCCTGCCGGCACGGCGACCGCTGCTCCCGCAAGCACGTCAAGCCCTCGTACAGCCAGACGATCTTGATGCCGAATCTCTACCAGAACCCATCGTTCGATCCCAATAACCGCATGAACCCATCGCAGTTGCAGAACCACTTCGATGCCTTCTACGAGGATATATGGTGCGAgctctgcaagtacggagagctggaggagctcgtcgtGTGCGACAACAATAATGATC ATCTCGTGGGAAACGTGTACGCACGCTTCAAGTACGAAGAATCCGCCCAACAGGCGTGCGACACCCTAAACAGTCGCTGGTACGCCGGCCGTCCCATATACTGCGAACTCAGCCCCGTCACGGACTTCCGCGAGGCCTGCTGCCGTCTAAACTCGGGCGAGGGCTGCGTCCGCGGCGGCTTCTGCAACTTTATTCATCGCAAAAACCCTAGCGAAGAGCTCGACAGGGACCTCGTTCTCAGCACAAAGAAGTGGCTGAAGCTGCGAGGCCGCGACGAGAGGAGCGTCAGCAGGTCACCGACACCCGAGCCCGCGCGACGCAGATGA